In Hydractinia symbiolongicarpus strain clone_291-10 chromosome 4, HSymV2.1, whole genome shotgun sequence, the following proteins share a genomic window:
- the LOC130641106 gene encoding uncharacterized protein LOC130641106: MFIPPQEEVKLAGKVKHNFMTGNEITSNREVSIGPFKGMSVYSSEEKLKNKLTVIMNVDKSIDASNYVRICREEGWCDTIPKQDGSLESINQIRWGKKKRISSILVPEGIKVEYGTLKPKYASKIPIVIFGPHLVEGLEKCVSKDFDKYYMQITESGTSVMKKKHPKKEKGKIYYEKVEDIDSHPGDMALLCSKKGGMGICLQQGETSDSIYSELENRQCQFNIKSINIPPSLCVTIKTNHYQEKTITDTIEEFDDYPYFTITKIYATRSYGTSKC; this comes from the exons atgtttattccACCTCAAGAAGAAGTTAAATTGGCAGGAAAAGTCAAACATAACTTTATGACTGGGAATGAGATAACATCCAACAGGGAAGTTTCCATTGGACCTTTTAAAGGAATGTCTGTTTATTCGAGtgaagaaaagttaaaaaataaactaactGTAATAATGAATGTGGACAAATCAATTGATGCTTCGAACTATGTTCGCATATGCAGAG AAGAAGGATGGTGCGATACAATACCAAAGCAAGATGGCAGCCTTGAAAGTATAAATCAAATTCGGTGgggaaaaaaaaagagaatatcCTCTATTTTAGTTCCAGAAGGAATAAAAGTCGAATATGGCACACTCAAACCGAAATACGCATCAAAGATACCGATTGTTATATTTGGTCCACATCTAGTAGAAGGTTTAGAAAAATGCGTATCCAAAGATTTTGATAAATATTACATGCAAATTACTGAGAGTGGTACCagtgtgatgaaaaaaaaacatccgaagaaagaaaaaggtaAAATCTATTACGAGAAAGTCGAAGACATCGATTCACATCCTGGAGATATGGCGTTACTGTGTAGCAAGAAGGGTGGTATGGGTATTTGCTTACAACAAGGAGAAACAAGTGATTCAATCTATAGTGAACTGGAAAATCGTCAATGTCAATTTAACATCAAATCAATCAACATCCCACCGTCCCTGTGCGTGACGATAAAGACAAATCATTATCAGGAAAAAACGATAACTGACACGATAGAGGAATTTGATGATTATCCATATTTTACTATAACCAAAATTTATGCAACCAGATCATATGGAACATCTAAATGTTGA